From one Culex quinquefasciatus strain JHB chromosome 3, VPISU_Cqui_1.0_pri_paternal, whole genome shotgun sequence genomic stretch:
- the LOC119770311 gene encoding cell wall protein DAN4-like: MWLGLRLVVLLVVITSVKHVSTADAICERIDFNDFRSLKIYQCSGTYREILRLSAYGSSSKFTSYRPNVVYYLSNVVPGISCCETIESFFVNAFTEIRMIYQLSFRTTSSLTVRLLDLDQKDSRGNPAVAQIWSTQTATATWSLFLGRVEKEIKRALIQIEVDMSTEGSIAIEYLTVFNPLVLEEFCMQLDEFYVPPSTTSTARPTTTISRTTTRRTTTRRATSTTTTEVPTTTTTTEAPTTTTTTTTEAPTTTTTTEAPTTTTTTKAPTTTTTTETPITTTTPEAPITTTSTETPTTTTTTEASTTTTTTEAQITTTTPVAPTTTTTIETPRTTTTTKAPTTTTTTTEPPMTTSTITSTTKAATRTTEIPTTLRTTPTSTTTATETNTTPVFPTTLEPISSISTILESTTGDFTTITTSVPTTSTPSLPETTTTQLSTTESTTESTQAQSTRTTSSTRRTRTTTRRTTPTPVPETSTVEPTTTTSTTAELHESTTTPLLTTPTVEETTTVVYTTQQPTRTSSSTRRTKTPTTTLPTTSWTSTISFNSTTSLQETTLTTGGQHVSTTLPPTTMWIVTTPQPTQLGTVRPSLLFYRDPAAYNESKAIWSSLTGIFLMLLVLFAALGVYWYVTRQHTAIPIGRELELSEVQPSEDFCSRSIHQHVNPFAQRNFQHRQLMQRSQQLRQEESIRSTTSDNSSYFRNARRNTKEPILSSVSRPFSLAEEIKKARLKTRLNKF, translated from the exons ATGTGGTTAGGTTTGAGGCTTGTTGTGTTGCTAGTGGTTATTACAAGCGTGAAACACGTTTCCACGGCAGATGCCATTTGTGAACGAATAGATTTCAATGATTTCAGATCTTTGAAGATATATCAGTGCTCGGGCACATACAGAGAGATTTTGCGACTATCTGCCTATGGCTCGTCGTCCAAGTTCACCTCATACCGTCCAAACGTAGTGTACTACTTGTCTAATGTCGTTCCGGGCATCAGTTGTTGTGAAACAATTGAAAGTTTCTTCGTGAATGCCTTCACTGAGATTCGCATGATTTATCAGCTATCGTTCCGCACCACCTCTTCCCTAACCGTAAGACTGCTGGATTTAGATCAAAAGGATTCTCGAGGAAATCCGGCCGTGGCACAAATTTGGTCCACACAAACGGCCACCGCAACGTGGAGTTTATTTTTGGGACGAGTGGAAAAAGAAATCAAACGAGCACTGATACAGATCGAAGTTGATATGAGTACCGAGGGTAGCATTGCTATCGAGTACTTGACGGTGTTCAATCCACTGGTGCTGGAAGAGTTCTGCATGCAACTGGACGAGTTTTATGTTCCTCCTTCGACGACTAGCACCGCTCGACCTACCACCACAATTAGTCGAACTACCACGAGAAGGACTACCACGCGGAGAGCAACATCAACTACCACTACGGAAgtcccaacaacaacaaccacaacAGAAGCTCCAACGACTACAACAACAACTACAACAGAAGCTCCAACAACGACGACAACAACAGAagctccaacaacaacaacaaccacaaaAGCTCCTACAACGACTACAACAACAGAAACTCCAATAACGACGACAACACCAGAGGCTCCAATTACGACGACATCAACGGAAACTCCAACAACGACGACAACAACAGAAGCTTCaacaacgacaacaacaacagagGCTCAAATTACGACGACAACTCCTGTAGCTCCGACAACGACGACAACAATAGAAACTCCAAggactacaacaacaacaaaagctcCAACAacgacgacaacaacaacagagCCTCCAATGACGACGTCAACAATAACATCAACAACAAAAGCTGCAACAAGAACAACAGAAATTCCAACAACATTACGTACAACACCGACATCAACAACAACTGCAACCGAAACAAATACTACTCCAGTGTTTCCAACTACCTTGGAACCAATTTCGAGTATCTCAACAATTCTGGAATCAACAACTGGTGATTTCACCACTATAACGACATCAGTTCCTACAACATCGACACCTTCCCTCCCCGAGACAACTACAACACAGCTATCAACAACAGAAAGCACAACCGAATCAACCCAGGCACAGTCTACTCGGACCACATCGTCAACCCGACGTACCCGAACTACAACGCGAAGAACAACACCGACACCCGTTCCAGAAACATCGACAGTGGAACCAACGACAACCACCTCTACAACGGCAGAGCTGCATGAATCGACAACAACACCGCTGTTGACCACG CCTACTGTGGAAGAAACAACAACCGTTGTTTACACGACGCAACAGCCTACTCGGACGAGCTCATCAACACGTCGTACGAAAACACCTACGACTACGTTGCCGACAACCAGCTGGACTTCTACGATTTCATTCAACAGTACGACTAGCCTGCAGGAAACAACGCTGACCACCGGTGGGCAACATGTTTCGACGACTTTGCCGCCTACGACAATGTGGATCGTAACGACTCCACAGCCTACTCAGCTGGGCACTGTTCGCCCATCGTTGCTGTTCTACCGAGATCCGGCAGCCTACAACGAATCCAAAGCCATCTGGAGTTCGCTGACCGGGATCTTTCTGATGCTGCTCGTTCTGTTTGCCGCATTGGGAGTGTACTGGTACGTAACCCGTCAACACACGGCTATCCCAATTGGCCGCGAGCTCGAACTCTCCGAAGTGCAACCAAGCGAAGATTTCTGCTCCAGAAGCATACACCAGCACGTAAATCCATTCGCACAGCGGAACTTCCAGCATCGACAGCTGATGCAACGAAGCCAGCAGCTGCGCCAGGAGGAGAGCATCCGTTCTACGACCAGCGATAACAGCAGCTACTTCCGGAACGCGCGCCGAAACACGAAGGAACCCATACTAAGCTCGGTCAGCCGACCCTTCTCGCTCGCGGAAGAGATCAAGAAGGCTCGTCTGAAGACTCGGTTGAATAAATTTTAG